The Lepidochelys kempii isolate rLepKem1 chromosome 5, rLepKem1.hap2, whole genome shotgun sequence genome window below encodes:
- the LOC140911465 gene encoding endoplasmic reticulum aminopeptidase 2-like isoform X1, whose amino-acid sequence MHAFAMASLCRICPLVVVLQLLHIYFLGIYGLKHQTGKDNVTSPPNGKPFPWNKMRLPDMVVPIQYDLCIHPNLTTVHFTGLERIEIFVRENTRFIILHSKGLEITSAVLLPKDDLGSRKPGKQLQVLEHPTYEQIALQAPEVLTAGQRYLVVIEFHARLADGFDGFYKSTYKTRDGETRIIATTDFEPTSARMAFPCFDEPSFKANFAITIRRERKHIALSNMPKIKTIELEGGLLEDHFDVTVKMSTYLVAYIVCDFKSVQATTSSGIKVSIYASPDKWSQTHYALESSVKLLEFYEKYFDISFPLPKLDLVAIPDFQSGAMENWGLITYRETSLLYDAKTSSAFDKLWVTKVIGHELAHQWFGNLVTMEWWNDIWLNEGFARFMELVSVSATYSELQIEDYFLNVCFGAIARDSLNSSHPISNPAETPTQIKEMFDTVSYDKGACILKMLQDFLSEVVFQKGIIHYLKKYSYRNAKNDDLWNSMANTCSESDFSSGNFCYTASRALSSTFSHMGKLTEIEEMMNTWTLQKGIPLVLVKCEGNTLRLRQERFLKGVFEEDPEWANLQSRYFWHIPLTYVTSSSNTVHRHIFKSKTGVFSVNLTVPQVKPLTVVIDTLELEGEVTWVKFNVDMNGYYIVHYEGNGWDNIIKLLDQNHTLFSHKDRVNLIHNGFQLVSAGRLSLDTALDLMRYLRHESSNVVLLQGLGYLEMFYHMMERRNISDVTENLKRYILQHFKPVIDKQTWSDEGSVSDRMLRSALLKLACELQYPPCIQKANELFSKWMGSGGTLNLPADVLKTVYSVGAQTIAGWNYLLKQYSLSVSGAEKNKILYALTTSRHCEKLTKLIELGMEGEVIKTQDLAALLHAIARNPEGQGLAWNFVRKNWNRLLKKFELASFSIRTIIVGSTSHFSSKDKLEEVKHFFKSLEDQGSQLKITEVVLETITKNIRWLKRNLNSLRNWLLNNL is encoded by the exons ATGCATGCCTTTGCAATGGCTAGTCTCTGTAGAATATGTCCATTGGTAGTAGTGCTGCAGCTATTACACATTTATTTTCTGGGAATTTATGGACTTAAACATCAAACAGGTAAAGACAATGTAACTTCCCCTCCCAATGGCAAGCCATTTCCTTGGAATAAGATGAGGCTTCCTGATATGGTAGTACCAATCCAATATGACCTCTGTATTCACCCTAATCTTACTACTGTACATTTTACTGGCCTGGAGAGGATAGAGATCTTTGTGAGAGAGAATACTAGATTTATCATCTTGCACAGCAAAGGCCTTGAAATCACCAGTGCAGTTCTTCTGCCCAAAGATGACTTGGGGTCCAGAAAACCAGGAAAACAGCTTCAAGTTTTAGAACATCCCACATATGAGCAAATTGCCCTGCAGGCTCCTGAAGTATTAACAGCTGGCCAGCGATACCTGGTTGTCATAGAGTTTCATGCAAGACTGGCGGATGGCTTTGATGGATTTTACAAAAGTACTTACAAAACTCGTGATGGGGAAACAAG GATAATAGCTACTACAGATTTTGAGCCTACCTCAGCACGAATGGCTTTTCCATGCTTCGATGAACCATCTTTCAAAGCCAACTTTGCAATCACGataaggagagaaagaaaacacattGCATTATCCAACATGCCAAAG attAAAACAATTGAACTCGAAGGAGGCCTGTTGGAAGATCATTTTGATGTGACTGTAAAAATGAGCACTTACCTTGTAGCCTACATAGTTTGTGATTTTAAGTCTGTGCAGGCCACAACATCATCAGGTATCAAG GTATCCATCTACGCATCACCTGACAAATGGAGCCAGACACATTATGCCTTAGAATCATCAGTGAAACTACTGGAATTTTATGAGAAATACTTTGATATTAGCTTTCCTTTACCAAAACTGG ATCTTGTTGCTATCCCTGATTTCCAGTCAGGAGCCATGGAAAACTGGGGTCTCATCACGTATAGAGAGACTTCACTGCTCTATGATGCCAAGACCTCCTCAGCATTCGACAAACTGTGGGTCACAAAGGTGATAGGCCATGAGTTAGCACATCAG TGGTTTGGTAATCTGGTTACTATGGAATGGTGGAATGACATTTGGCTAAATGAAGGTTTTGCCAGATTCATGGAGTTGGTTTCTGTTAGTGCTACGTACTCAGAGCTGCAGATT GAGGATTACTTTCTGAATGTATGTTTTGGTGCAATTGCAAGGGATTCATTAAATTCATCTCATCCAATCTCCAACCCAGCAGAAACTCCTACTCAAATAAAGGAAATGTTTGATACTGTGTCCTATGACAAG GGAGCTTGTATTTTGAAGATGCTCCAAGATTTCCTATCTGAGGTGGTGTTCCAGAAAGGAATAATTCACTACTTGAAGAAGTACAGCTATAGGAATGCAAAGAATGATGACTTGTGGAACAGCATGGCCAAT ACCTGCTCTGAAAGTGACTTCTCTTCTGGCAACTTTTGCTATACAGCTTCCAGGGCTCTTAGCAGTACA TTTAGTCATATGGGGAAACTTACAGAGATTGAAGAGATGATGAACACTTGGACGCTTCAGAAAGGGATCCCACTGGTTCTTGTTAAATGCGAAGGGAACACCTTAAGATTGCGACAGGAGCGCTTTCTTAAGGGTGTTTTTGAAGAAGACCCTGAATGGGCTAACCTGCAGTCAAG GTATTTTTGGCATATCCCACTCACATACGTCACCAGCAGCTCCAACACTGTTCACAGACACATATTCAAAAGTAAAACAG GTGTCTTCTCTGTAAATCTCACAGTTCCCCAGGTGAAGCCACTGACAGTTGTAATAG ACACACTAGAACTGGAGGGAGAGGTCAcctgggtgaaattcaatgtggaCATGAATGGCTATTATATTGTGCACTATGAAGGGAATGGCTGGGACAACATCATTAAGCTGTTGGATCAGAACCACACTCTTTTCAGCCACAAGGACCGAGTGAACTTGATCCACAATGGATTTCAACTGGTCAG TGCAGGAAGGTTATCGCTGGACACAGCCCTTGATCTGATGCGATATCTCCGACATGAATCCAGTAACGTAGTACTTCTGCAAGGCCTGGGCTACTTGGAAATGTTCTACCACATGATGGAGAGAAGAAATATTTCTGATGTCACAGAAAACCTTAAG CGGTACATCCTGCAGCATTTTAAGCCAGTGATTGACAAGCAGACATGGAGTGATGAGGGCTCAGTCTCTGACAGAATGCTTCGTTCTGCTCTCCTCAAGCTTGCGTGTGAGCTACAATATCCTCCCTGTATCCAGAAGGCAAATGAGCTTTTCAGCAAGTGGATGGGATCTGGTGGGACGTTAAA CCTTCCAGCAGATGTTCTGAAGACGGTCTACTCAGTTGGAGCACAGACAATAGCAGGGTGGAATTATCTACTGAAGCAGTATAGTCTCTCAGTGTCAGGTGCAGAAAAGAACAAAATCCTCTATGCTTTAACAACCAGCAGGCACTGTGAAAAACTGACAAA GTTAATTGAGCTGGGCATGGAAGGTGAGGTTATCAAGACTCAGGATCTAGCAGCTCTTCTTCATGCTATTGCCAGAAATCCAGAGGGACAGGGGCTTGCTTGGAATTTTGTCAGAAAAAACTGGAACAGACTTCTTAAAAA GTTTGAATTAGCCTCTTTTTCTATAAGAACTATTATTGTTGGCTCTACATCTCACTTTTCCTCCAAAGACAAGCTAGAAGAG GTAAAACATTTCTTTAAGTCTCTGGAGGACCAAGGATCACAGCTAAAAATCACTGAAGTTGTGCTGGAAACCATAACAAAAAATATTAgatggctgaaaagaaatctcAACAGTCTAAGGAACTGGCTGCTAAATAATCTTTAA
- the LOC140911465 gene encoding endoplasmic reticulum aminopeptidase 2-like isoform X2, with translation MHAFAMASLCRICPLVVVLQLLHIYFLGIYGLKHQTGKDNVTSPPNGKPFPWNKMRLPDMVVPIQYDLCIHPNLTTVHFTGLERIEIFVRENTRFIILHSKGLEITSAVLLPKDDLGSRKPGKQLQVLEHPTYEQIALQAPEVLTAGQRYLVVIEFHARLADGFDGFYKSTYKTRDGETRIIATTDFEPTSARMAFPCFDEPSFKANFAITIRRERKHIALSNMPKIKTIELEGGLLEDHFDVTVKMSTYLVAYIVCDFKSVQATTSSGIKVSIYASPDKWSQTHYALESSVKLLEFYEKYFDISFPLPKLDLVAIPDFQSGAMENWGLITYRETSLLYDAKTSSAFDKLWVTKVIGHELAHQWFGNLVTMEWWNDIWLNEGFARFMELVSVSATYSELQIEDYFLNVCFGAIARDSLNSSHPISNPAETPTQIKEMFDTVSYDKGACILKMLQDFLSEVVFQKGIIHYLKKYSYRNAKNDDLWNSMANTCSESDFSSGNFCYTASRALSSTFSHMGKLTEIEEMMNTWTLQKGIPLVLVKCEGNTLRLRQERFLKGVFEEDPEWANLQSRYFWHIPLTYVTSSSNTVHRHIFKSKTDTLELEGEVTWVKFNVDMNGYYIVHYEGNGWDNIIKLLDQNHTLFSHKDRVNLIHNGFQLVSAGRLSLDTALDLMRYLRHESSNVVLLQGLGYLEMFYHMMERRNISDVTENLKRYILQHFKPVIDKQTWSDEGSVSDRMLRSALLKLACELQYPPCIQKANELFSKWMGSGGTLNLPADVLKTVYSVGAQTIAGWNYLLKQYSLSVSGAEKNKILYALTTSRHCEKLTKLIELGMEGEVIKTQDLAALLHAIARNPEGQGLAWNFVRKNWNRLLKKFELASFSIRTIIVGSTSHFSSKDKLEEVKHFFKSLEDQGSQLKITEVVLETITKNIRWLKRNLNSLRNWLLNNL, from the exons ATGCATGCCTTTGCAATGGCTAGTCTCTGTAGAATATGTCCATTGGTAGTAGTGCTGCAGCTATTACACATTTATTTTCTGGGAATTTATGGACTTAAACATCAAACAGGTAAAGACAATGTAACTTCCCCTCCCAATGGCAAGCCATTTCCTTGGAATAAGATGAGGCTTCCTGATATGGTAGTACCAATCCAATATGACCTCTGTATTCACCCTAATCTTACTACTGTACATTTTACTGGCCTGGAGAGGATAGAGATCTTTGTGAGAGAGAATACTAGATTTATCATCTTGCACAGCAAAGGCCTTGAAATCACCAGTGCAGTTCTTCTGCCCAAAGATGACTTGGGGTCCAGAAAACCAGGAAAACAGCTTCAAGTTTTAGAACATCCCACATATGAGCAAATTGCCCTGCAGGCTCCTGAAGTATTAACAGCTGGCCAGCGATACCTGGTTGTCATAGAGTTTCATGCAAGACTGGCGGATGGCTTTGATGGATTTTACAAAAGTACTTACAAAACTCGTGATGGGGAAACAAG GATAATAGCTACTACAGATTTTGAGCCTACCTCAGCACGAATGGCTTTTCCATGCTTCGATGAACCATCTTTCAAAGCCAACTTTGCAATCACGataaggagagaaagaaaacacattGCATTATCCAACATGCCAAAG attAAAACAATTGAACTCGAAGGAGGCCTGTTGGAAGATCATTTTGATGTGACTGTAAAAATGAGCACTTACCTTGTAGCCTACATAGTTTGTGATTTTAAGTCTGTGCAGGCCACAACATCATCAGGTATCAAG GTATCCATCTACGCATCACCTGACAAATGGAGCCAGACACATTATGCCTTAGAATCATCAGTGAAACTACTGGAATTTTATGAGAAATACTTTGATATTAGCTTTCCTTTACCAAAACTGG ATCTTGTTGCTATCCCTGATTTCCAGTCAGGAGCCATGGAAAACTGGGGTCTCATCACGTATAGAGAGACTTCACTGCTCTATGATGCCAAGACCTCCTCAGCATTCGACAAACTGTGGGTCACAAAGGTGATAGGCCATGAGTTAGCACATCAG TGGTTTGGTAATCTGGTTACTATGGAATGGTGGAATGACATTTGGCTAAATGAAGGTTTTGCCAGATTCATGGAGTTGGTTTCTGTTAGTGCTACGTACTCAGAGCTGCAGATT GAGGATTACTTTCTGAATGTATGTTTTGGTGCAATTGCAAGGGATTCATTAAATTCATCTCATCCAATCTCCAACCCAGCAGAAACTCCTACTCAAATAAAGGAAATGTTTGATACTGTGTCCTATGACAAG GGAGCTTGTATTTTGAAGATGCTCCAAGATTTCCTATCTGAGGTGGTGTTCCAGAAAGGAATAATTCACTACTTGAAGAAGTACAGCTATAGGAATGCAAAGAATGATGACTTGTGGAACAGCATGGCCAAT ACCTGCTCTGAAAGTGACTTCTCTTCTGGCAACTTTTGCTATACAGCTTCCAGGGCTCTTAGCAGTACA TTTAGTCATATGGGGAAACTTACAGAGATTGAAGAGATGATGAACACTTGGACGCTTCAGAAAGGGATCCCACTGGTTCTTGTTAAATGCGAAGGGAACACCTTAAGATTGCGACAGGAGCGCTTTCTTAAGGGTGTTTTTGAAGAAGACCCTGAATGGGCTAACCTGCAGTCAAG GTATTTTTGGCATATCCCACTCACATACGTCACCAGCAGCTCCAACACTGTTCACAGACACATATTCAAAAGTAAAACAG ACACACTAGAACTGGAGGGAGAGGTCAcctgggtgaaattcaatgtggaCATGAATGGCTATTATATTGTGCACTATGAAGGGAATGGCTGGGACAACATCATTAAGCTGTTGGATCAGAACCACACTCTTTTCAGCCACAAGGACCGAGTGAACTTGATCCACAATGGATTTCAACTGGTCAG TGCAGGAAGGTTATCGCTGGACACAGCCCTTGATCTGATGCGATATCTCCGACATGAATCCAGTAACGTAGTACTTCTGCAAGGCCTGGGCTACTTGGAAATGTTCTACCACATGATGGAGAGAAGAAATATTTCTGATGTCACAGAAAACCTTAAG CGGTACATCCTGCAGCATTTTAAGCCAGTGATTGACAAGCAGACATGGAGTGATGAGGGCTCAGTCTCTGACAGAATGCTTCGTTCTGCTCTCCTCAAGCTTGCGTGTGAGCTACAATATCCTCCCTGTATCCAGAAGGCAAATGAGCTTTTCAGCAAGTGGATGGGATCTGGTGGGACGTTAAA CCTTCCAGCAGATGTTCTGAAGACGGTCTACTCAGTTGGAGCACAGACAATAGCAGGGTGGAATTATCTACTGAAGCAGTATAGTCTCTCAGTGTCAGGTGCAGAAAAGAACAAAATCCTCTATGCTTTAACAACCAGCAGGCACTGTGAAAAACTGACAAA GTTAATTGAGCTGGGCATGGAAGGTGAGGTTATCAAGACTCAGGATCTAGCAGCTCTTCTTCATGCTATTGCCAGAAATCCAGAGGGACAGGGGCTTGCTTGGAATTTTGTCAGAAAAAACTGGAACAGACTTCTTAAAAA GTTTGAATTAGCCTCTTTTTCTATAAGAACTATTATTGTTGGCTCTACATCTCACTTTTCCTCCAAAGACAAGCTAGAAGAG GTAAAACATTTCTTTAAGTCTCTGGAGGACCAAGGATCACAGCTAAAAATCACTGAAGTTGTGCTGGAAACCATAACAAAAAATATTAgatggctgaaaagaaatctcAACAGTCTAAGGAACTGGCTGCTAAATAATCTTTAA